CCAGCTCCGCGGCATCCACCGGCATGACGATATTGTCGCGCACTGTCTGCACGAAACGGGCGTGATCCTCGGCAGGCACTCGTGCCGCAAGCTCCGAATGGGACTCGTGTGCCAGCAACCAGTCCAGCATCTCGCCATCCGCAAGATGATGCACGGCTTCGACCTGCCAGTGCTCCAGTTGCACGGGATCGAAACGGGCCGGGGCGCGGCCGAAGCGCTGCTCGTCGATTTCCGCACTCAACTGTTCGATGTTCTTGAAACCTTCCTCGGCATAGGAATGCCCGAGCCGTGCCAGGTAATTGGCAAGTGCCAGCGGCAGGTAGCCCTGCTCGCGCAGTTCGGCAAGACCAAGACTGCCGAGTCGCTTCGACAGGCCACCGCCATCGCTGTCCTGCACCAGGGCGAAATGCGCGTAAGCGGGTGCTCGCATGCCAAGCGCGTCCAGCAGCAAGAGCTGTCGTGGCGTGTTGGCGAGGTGGTCGACACCGCGCATCGCCAGTGTGACGCCCATCAAGGAGTCATCAATGGCATTGCTGAAGAAGAACGCAGGCGTTCCGTTCGCACGGCGAATGATGAAATCACCGATATCGTCCGTCTTGAAAACCTGCTCGCCGTAGACAAGATCGGTGAACCGAACCTCTTGCCCCAGCGGCACCCGGAAGCGCAATGTCGGCTCCATCCCCTTGCCCAGGCGTTCCTTGATCTCGGTTTCGGACAGCGTCGCGCAGGTTCCCGGGTAGCGCGGCGGCTGGCCGGCCGCCAGCTGGGCCTTGCGTACCAGCTTGA
The sequence above is a segment of the Gammaproteobacteria bacterium genome. Coding sequences within it:
- the gltX gene encoding glutamate--tRNA ligase — protein: MTDSPHITRFAPSPTGRMHLGNARTALFNALLGSRSGGQLILRIEDTDAERSTREHEGALLEDLAWLGIQWSAGPDIGGPHGPYRQSERSDLYAEHYARLESQGQAYPCFCSPESLKLVRKAQLAAGQPPRYPGTCATLSETEIKERLGKGMEPTLRFRVPLGQEVRFTDLVYGEQVFKTDDIGDFIIRRANGTPAFFFSNAIDDSLMGVTLAMRGVDHLANTPRQLLLLDALGMRAPAYAHFALVQDSDGGGLSKRLGSLGLAELREQGYLPLALANYLARLGHSYAEEGFKNIEQLSAEIDEQRFGRAPARFDPVQLEHWQVEAVHHLADGEMLDWLLAHESHSELAARVPAEDHARFVQTVRDNIVMPVDAAEL